A DNA window from Camelina sativa cultivar DH55 chromosome 17, Cs, whole genome shotgun sequence contains the following coding sequences:
- the LOC104759763 gene encoding uncharacterized protein LOC104759763 — protein sequence MIRDFFXNNVPSQPHRWAQKYYVPYANDPAAIRKLLHWDAAYADPGRYIGDYRADWGSMSFLSEFLRPSYSEGSSWFALLKKAGGGCNDLLYSGHMLVAVLTAMAWTEAYGGFSSAMIWLFVAHSAQREIRERHHYTVDCIVAIYVGILLWKMTGFIWSDKKKTKQTQLEKIQNRLIHAAKDSDMEAVRRLVEDMEVSSGEKKQSKAVSNRTMTVFACATVITTLTIVILALTLTSDG from the exons atgaTCAGAGACTTTTTTNTTAACAATGTACCTTCTCAGCCTCATCGTTGGGCTCAGAAATATTATGTGCCCTATGCTAATGACCCTGCTGCTATACGGAAGCTCCTCCATTGGGATGCAGCTTATG CTGATCCAGGAAGATATATTGGTGATTACAGAGCTGATTGGGGCTCAATGAGTTTCCTCAGTGAGTTCTTGAGGCCTAGTTACTCGGAAGGGTCTTCTTGGTTTGCTCTACTAAAGAAAGCTGGAGGTGGTTGTAATGACCTCTTGTATAGTGGTCACATGCTTGTAGCTGTCTTAACCGCTATGGCTTGGACG GAGGCTTATGGAGGTTTCTCTTCGGCAATGATATGGTTGTTCGTGGCTCACAGCGCGCAGAGAGAAATACGAGAGCGCCACCATTACACGGTAGACTGCATCGTGGCGATTTACGTTGGCATCCTTCTCTGGAAAATGACGGGTTTCATCTGGtcagacaaaaagaaaacgaagCAGACACAactagagaagattcagaacagGCTAATCCACGCAGCAAAGGATTCGGACATGGAAGCTGTAAGGAGACTTGTTGAGGACATGGAGGTTAGCTCTGGGGAAAAGAAGCAGAGTAAAGCCGTCTCGAACCGGACAATGACTGTGTTTGCGTGTGCGACAGTGATCACAACACTTACTATAGTGATTCTGGCGTTGACTTTGACAAGCGACGGCTAA
- the LOC104757914 gene encoding thioredoxin Y2, chloroplastic: MQVRAKKQTFNSFDDLLQNADKPLLVDFYATWCGPCQLMVPILNEVSETLKDKIAVVKIDTEKYPSLANKYQIEALPTFILFKDGKLWDRFEGALPANQLVQRIENSLQVKQ, encoded by the exons ATGCAGGTTAGAGCAAAGAAGCAAACTTTCAACTCTTTCGATGATTTGTTGCAGAACGCTGACAAACCTTTACTAGTAGACTTCTATGCCACATG gTGTGGTCCATGTCAGCTTATGGTACCTATACTTAATGAAGTGAGTGAAACTCTGAAAGATAAGATTGCAGTTGTCAAAATTGATACTGAGAAGTACCCAAGTCTTGCTAACAAATACCAGATTGAGGCTTTACCCACATTCATCTTATTCAAAGATGGAAAACTCTGGGACCGTTTC GAGGGTGCGTTGCCAGCGAACCAACTCGTTCAACGTATTGAGAATTCTTTGCAAGTGAAGCAATAG
- the LOC104757917 gene encoding sterol 3-beta-glucosyltransferase UGT80B1, with translation MASNVFDHPLQQVEDGNRSGKDDSDGDNGVHSEKASLLETSSSVETAPEGSGRSSDWRRGLDHCGTAPVGLYGDMLVDDSEIKYSRSLTEKGSPASHNLKLDRLSEREKQKLIVELVRIQNDGRVEVIDNGTPVSELWEFEPTKGQSTITYEKSLTESFRSIPRLKIVILVVGTRGDVQPFLAMAKRLQEFGHRVRLATHANFRSFVRSAGVEFYPLGGDPRELAAYMARNKGLIPSGPSEISKQRKQLKAIIESLLPACVEPDMETATSFRAQAIIANPPAYGHVHVAEALGVPIHIFFTMPWTPTHEFPHPLARVSQSAAYWLSYIVVDLMVWWSIRTYINDFRKRKLNLAPIAYFSTYHGSISHLPTGYMWSPHVVPKPSDWGPLVDVVGYCFLNLGSKYQPREEFSHWIERGSPPIYIGFGSMPLDDPKKIMDIILETLRDTEQRGIVDRGWGGLGNLATEVPENVFLLEDCPHDWLFPQCSAVIHHGGAGTTATGLKAGCPTTIVPFFGDQFFWGDRIYEKGLGPAPIPIAQLNVENLSNSIRFMLQPEVKSQVMELAKVLGNEDGVAAAVDAFHRHLPPKLPLPESSPEKKDEDDQPDLLQWFFIQIGKKCCLPCGGV, from the exons ATGGCGAGTAATGTATTTGATCATCCACTTCAACAAGTAGAGGATGGGAACAGGTCTGGGAAGGATGATTCTGATGGAGATAATGGTGTACACAGCGAGAAAGCGAGTTTGTTGGAAACATCTAGTTCTGTAGAGACTGCTCCTGAAGGTTCTGGTCGTTCTTCTGATTGGCGTAGGG GACTAGACCACTGCGGAACTGCACCTGTTGGTCTTTATGGCGATATGCTAGTCGATGACAGTGAGATTAAGTACTCTCGGTCCTTGACAGAGAAAGGGTCTCCTGCAAGTCATAATCTAAAATTGGATAGATTATCTGAGCGGGAAAAG CAAAAACTCATTGTTGAGCTAGTCAGAATACAAAATGACGGGAGAGTGGAAGTTATAGATAACGGTACTCCGGTATCGGAGTTATGGGAGTTCGAGCCAACGAAAGGGCAGTCCACAATCACATATGAAAAGTCCTTAACGGAGTCCTTTAGATCCATTCCAAGGTTAAAAATTGTTATACTTGTGGTTGGAACTCGAGGTGATGTGCAGCCTTTTTTGGCTATGGCAAAGCGCCTCCAG GAATTTGGTCATCGTGTTAGGTTGGCAACTCATGCAAATTTCCGCTCTTTTGTACGGTCTGCTGGAGTAGAGTTCTACCCCTTGGGTGGTGATCCCAGAGAGTTAGCTGCAT ATATGGCTAGAAATAAAGGTCTGATTCCTTCTGGGCCTTCAGAaatatcaaaacagagaaaacagttGAAGGCAATTATAGAGTCTCTTCTTCCGGCATGCGTAGAGCCTGATATGGAAACTGCTACCTCTTTCAGAGCTCAAGCAATAATTGCAAATCCTCCTGCATATG GACATGTGCATGTTGCTGAAGCTCTTGGAGTACcaattcacatttttttcacaATGCCATGGAC GCCAACTCATGAATTCCCCCACCCTTTGGCGCGTGTTTCTCAGAGTGCTGCATATTGG CTATCATATATAGTTGTTGATCTGATGGTATGGTGGAGCATAAGgacatatataaatgattttaggAAGAGGAAATTAAACCTTGCACCTATCGCATATTTCAGCACATACCATGGCTCAATTTCGCACTTGCCTACTGGTTACATGTGGAGTCCCCATGTTGTGCCAAAACCAAGTG ACTGGGGTCCTTTAGTCGATGTTGTTGGCTATTGTTTCCTGAACCTTGGATCAAAGTACCAACCTCGCGAAGAGTTTAGCCACTGGATAGAAAGAGGATCACCGCccatatatattggttttggGAGCATG CCTCTTGATGATCCCAAAAAAATAATGGACATTATACTGGAAACACTGAGAGATACAGAACAGAGAGGGATAGTTGATCGAGGTTGGGGTGGCCTTGGAAACC TTGCTACTGAAGTTCCTGAAAATGTATTCCTTTTGGAGGACTGTCCTCACGATTGGTTGTTTCCTCAATGTTCGGCTGTG ATTCACCATGGTGGTGCTGGAACCACAGCCACTGGACTAAAAGCAGGG TGTCCAACAACAATCGTGCCATTCTTTGGGGATCAGTTCTTCTGGGGTGACAGGATCTATGAGAAAGGACTTGGGCCTGCGCCAATACCGATAGCTCAGCTCAACGTTGAGAACCTCAGTAATTCCATAAGGTTCATGCTACAACCAGAG GTGAAATCACAAGTGATGGAACTAGCGAAAGTACTAGGGAACGAGGATGGTGTAGCTGCAGCAGTTGATGCATTCCACAGGCATTTGCCACCGAAGCTGCCACTGCCCGAGTCCTCACCTGAGAAAAAGGATGAAGATGATCAACCAGACCTGTTACAATGGTTCTTTATTCAGATTGGCAAAAAGTGTTGCCTTCCATGTGGTGGCGTGTGA
- the LOC104759764 gene encoding uncharacterized protein LOC104759764 — MALQQEKVMAIQQEVVIEEKEEDRGPPLEKYAHHPALKDMLLELSKQKAQDQDMKDLKEIGKVVIPTKLKDPGSFNLPCSISYMHFNKCLCDLGASVSLMPYSVAEKLRYEYFKPCNLYIGLADGSKRDVLGVIEDISQ, encoded by the coding sequence atggctttgcaacaagagaaagTAATGGCCATTCAacaagaggttgtcattgaggagaaggaggaagatAGAGGACCTCCTTTGGAAAAATATGCTCACCATCCTGCACTCAAGGACATGCTTCTTGAATTATCCAAGCAGAAGGCTCAAGACCAAGACATGaaagatttgaaagagattgggaaagTTGTTATTCCAAccaagcttaaggatccaggctCATTCAACCTACCTTGCTCCATTAGCTACATGCACTTCAACAAGTGCCTATGTGATTTAGGAGCTTCAGTGAGCTTAATGCCATACTCAGTGGCTGAGAAGTTGCGATATGAATATTTTAAGCCTTGCAATCTCTATATTGGGCTAGCAGATGGATCCAAGAGGGATGTGCTTGGAGTGATTGAAGATATATCCCAGTAA
- the LOC104759765 gene encoding uncharacterized protein LOC104759765 produces MERLNLEVPDVSAHFLRSTGTPPTPLSDPPRLHDRSEGKLIPVDRLREKDSVTDVVKTSFELIATSNRAVSRYERNIRELEAAAAERPDHSADKVKWLKNQLAEALRSNRKLSEQVAKLKHSRGGLVAERDELRVKLGNSESSRDELNVALESEMKWLRVRREDYCLYMKLSAYRHLVGRAQRLLSKHKSYADPFEGSRPKFLEYNQAVGNKHILEALVADGQISLLVDGVIERVDNVAAQLKEELNRSSFPISLLLTLTCPRVLLLPFQRWNGSGRRASRKFVMSSRTGHPAMRRRGRPRRRGVP; encoded by the exons ATGGAGCGTTTAAACTTGGAGGTTCCTGACGTTTCTGCTCATTTCCTTCGATCCACTGGGACTCCGCCCACTCCACTTTCCGACCCTCCTCGTCTGCACGATCGTTCTGAGG GGAAACTTATACCAGTTGACCGGTTGAGGGAGAAGGATTCGGTCACAGATGTTGTGAAGACGTCTTTTGAG CTTATTGCGACGAGCAATCGGGCGGTTTCCCGTTATGAGCGCAACATCCGCGAGTTAGAAGCTGCTGCTGCCGAGCGTCCTGACCACTCTGCTGACAAAGTCAAGTGGCTCAAAAATCAACTGGCAGAGGCCCTACGTTCAAATCGAAAGCTAAGTGAACAAGTTGCGAAACTCAAACATAGTCGCGGGGGGTTGGTAGCCGAGAGGGACGAGCTTCGTGTCAAGCTGGGGAATTCTGAGTCGTCGCGTGACGAGCTGAACGTGGCGCTGGAGTCTGAAATGAAGTGGTTGCGGGTGCGTCGAGAAGACTATTGTCTTTACATGAAACTCTCCGCCTATCGCCATCTTGTCGGTCGTGCTCAGAGGCTCTTATCGAAGCACAAGAGTTATGCTGATCCATTTGAAGGTTCTCGTCCGAAGTTCTTGGAGTATAACCAGGCCGTCGGGAATAAGCATATATTGGAGGCACTCGTCGCAGATGGTCAAATCTCTCTTCTGGTTGACGGGGTCATTGAGAGGGTTGACAATGTGGCTGCTCAGCTTAAGGAGGAGTTGAACAGGTCTTCATTCCCGATATCGTTGTTGTTGACTTTGACATGTCCTCGTGTTTTGCTACTCCCCTTCCAGAGGTGGAATGGGTCAGGTCGCCGGGCTTCGAGGAAGTTCGTCATGAGTTCTAGGACAGGGCATCCAGCGATGAGGAGGAGGGGAAGACCGAGGCGCAGGGGAGTACCTTAG
- the LOC104757916 gene encoding uncharacterized protein LOC104757916, translating to MSFVRVRPPTAKSGTMRLPSATQMTGGGLGIAAMSYVAIDYMRYVSPVWHSRLMPVLWSVLALAVVTRVLFYKHWSKELRAAIPFLGSIVFMLCALLFEALCVRSVTAVLGLDWHRDTPPLPDTGQWFLLALNESLPDTIVEILRAHIIGLHHFLMLFVMLGFSVVFDSVKAPGLGLGARFMFTMGVGRLLRAITFVSTILPSARPWCASARFNNVPSQPHRWAQKYYVPYANDPAAIRKLLHVDAAYADPGRYIGDYKADWGSMSFLSEFLRPSYSEGPSWFALLKKAGGGCNDLLYSGHMLVAVLTAMAWTEAYGGFSSAMIWLFVAHSAQREIRERHHYTVDCIVAIYVGILLWKMTGFIWSDKKKTKQTQLEKIQNRLIHAAKDSDMEAVRRLVEDMEVSSGEKKQSKAVSNRTMTVFACATVITTLTIVILALTLTSDG from the exons ATGTCTTTTGTCCGTGTTCGACCTCCAACCGCCAAATCCGGCACGATGCGGCTACCATCCGCCACTCAGATGACCGGAGGTGGACTTGGGATCGCCGCTATGTCATACGTGGCAATCGATTACATGCGTTACGTGTCACCGGTTTGGCATTCTCGTCTTATGCCAGTTCTTTGGTCGGTTCTTGCTCTCGCCGTCGTGACTCGTGTTCTGTTCTACAAGCACTGGTCTAAAGAGCTACGAGCAGCTATTCCTTTCCTTGGTTCAATCGTGTTCATGCTCTGTGCTCTTCTCTTTGAAGCTCTTTGTGTTCGCTCTGTTACTGCTGTTCTTGGCTTAGATTGGCACCG GGATACGCCTCCACTTCCTGATACAGGCCAATGGTTCTTACTTGCATTAAACGAGAGCCTTCCCGACACAATTGTGGAAATCTTGAGAGCTCATATCATTGGATTGCATCATTTTCTTATGTTGTTTGTAATGTTGGGTTTCTCGGTAGTGTTCGACTCAGTGAAAGCTCCAGGTTTAGGATTAGGTGCGAGATTCATGTTTACGATGGGAGTGGGACGTCTTTTAAGAGCTATAACTTTCGTATCGACTATCTTACCTTCAGCTCGACCTTGGTGTGCTTCAGCCCGGTTTAACAATGTACCTTCTCAGCCTCATCGTTGGGCTCAGAAATATTATGTCCCTTATGCTAATGACCCCGCTGCTATACGGAAGCTCCTCCATGTGGATGCAGCTTATG CTGACCCAGGGAGATACATTGGTGACTATAAAGCTGATTGGGGTTCAATGAGCTTCCTCAGTGAGTTCTTGAGACCTAGTTACTCTGAAGGGCCTTCTTGGTTTGCTCTACTAAAGAAAGCTGGAGGTGGTTGCAATGACCTCTTGTATAGTGGTCACATGCTTGTAGCTGTCTTAACCGCTATGGCTTGGACG GAGGCTTATGGAGGTTTCTCTTCGGCAATGATATGGTTGTTCGTGGCTCACAGCGCGCAGAGGGAAATACGAGAGCGTCACCATTACACGGTAGATTGCATCGTGGCGATTTATGTCGGTATCCTTCTCTGGAAAATGACGGGTTTCATCTGGtcagacaaaaagaaaacgaagCAGACACAactagagaagattcagaacagGCTAATCCACGCAGCAAAGGATTCGGACATGGAAGCTGTAAGGAGACTTGTTGAGGACATGGAGGTTAGCTCTGGGGAAAAGAAGCAGAGTAAAGCCGTCTCGAACCGGACAATGACTGTGTTTGCGTGTGCGACAGTGATCACAACACTTACTATAGTGATTCTGGCGTTGACTTTGACAAGCGACGGCTAA